In Citrus sinensis cultivar Valencia sweet orange chromosome 3, DVS_A1.0, whole genome shotgun sequence, the sequence GACATTACAGTGAATCAAGAACTTGACTAAGTTTAATTCAAACACACATAGAAGATACCTCTATTATAAAGATTGTAGAGCAGACTTGCTCAACAAATTGGCAGATATCAATAAATCTACATACAAGTTGAGAAAAAGGAACTTCAACAATATTAAACAACATATTATTATGGTGTGACCCAATGCAGTGCCGGACTGAGCCAGTTCGATTGTTTGGTGTGTGTGCCGGGGGTATGGggttttccttcttttttttttttgggggggggggggggggggggccgCTTTGGttcaaaaaattcaattcaatttggaggacttgatttttttaactgtTCACTTAACTCAgacattcttttcttttaaaatttaaaaaacaataataataaattgaaggaGATCTGcataaatattcaaattttacttttttctttttaaatttaaaaagtacaataataaatttaaggaAATCTGCATGAACatcttaacaaaataaattgtttggCTATAGAGATTTGAACCAAGGTCTCCAAAGCCACAAAGTAGAACTCTTCAAAAGGAGCTTGGGGTAtactaaaaaggaaaaataatggCCCAGACAGGGCTGAAACCCCTCCTTGGCCCTAGCTGGGTCCACCCCTGACTCAAAGTCACCACATCTATTTCAATTTGGCATCGGTAGAGATAGAGTAGACCACAAACCCATGAACTCAATTGCAAGGCCGGGGACTCATCATGCATACCTTTTGTACCGTATGCATCATGATTAACTTTAATCCACTAAAAGATTTCTATCCTAATGATATTACTACTCCAACGAGTAGTCAGTAGTGAGGGCCCAATCCACAAGACCCACCCTTGGGCCGGACCTTTTGTAAGCAATACTGGCAATAAAATGATTGCACAGTGATATTCACCACATAAAGCATCACACAGATATTAAAACATAAGTTACTATAACAGCATTAGAAAGATCCGAACCAGCAGTAATAGTTGCCTCATGAACCACTCGATCAATTTCATCAGTTGTAACACCAGGACGAATCATCCGAGCAGCCGCATCCAAAACCTCTCTTGCAATCTGACAGTTGAGattgtttaaattaaagatttataACCATAAACAAGAGTAAGAGTGCAGAGTAGTATCAGTGTGCTTCCATATCTTGTTGACACTTTGTATAGTTCATCAGAAACATCtaaagaaactaaaatgagaatttataaaACCCATTCCCTACTTATTTAAACATGGATGGATATGTTTGAGATCACATAATGGGTATGTTTGAGATTACATAATAAACTTACTCGACATGTTTCTCGCATTCTCTCAATTTGATCTGGAGTTTTGATCTTCACCAAAATACATCAAAATTAGGCAAATAGAAGGTAGGCACAGTGAATAAAATCAAGATAATTCATAACAAAATACTAGGAATATTTTCAAGCAAAATTGTACCTCAACAACATGCTGCAGATCACTATTGGGCTCAACTTTGGGTGTTCCctaagagttaaaaaaataaatgcaaaattgCATCAGTGATACTAGACACCACAAAGggtgaagaaaaaataaagttctTCGACTCTCTAACACGACAATCAAAGCAAAGAGCAAATGCCAGATTCTGCACACCATGCTCCATTAAATCACAAAAAGGATTTGCTTGGGATTTTAATAGAAATGATTCAAAGAACTCACATCCAATGCCCAATCAGGTAGTTCAATGTAAGCAGGTACAGTAAGCTTGCTAGATATGGGGTATGGCCTCAGTGTTCTGTATACAAGAAGCAAACAATTATGGCTTcacaattttattgaaaacCAGAGTATATAGTTCATAGATCTTTTGCGAATTgctagaatattttttttaaaaaaaaaaagtgaccCCCACTCAAAACATCCTGGCCAACTGACAATGTGAATCATAACAGAAAACTCTAAATTATTCAtcgaaaataattaaaaagcaGCAAGATGATTACATCGAACATCAACAGCTCACatcttttttatcttaaaagaTTAAGTTAGAAAATGCACTTGGAAGATAAACCATTGAGAAATACCCAGTCCAGTCAAAATGGGGAAGTTTTGGAGTTCGAGCCTGTCCTTTCTTGATACAATAACGCCAACCTTCACTAACCAAAGATGAATTTTCTCCAGTTCCTGGCGCAGACAGCTTTGCCTTCAAATGAACAGATTTGTGAGAGGTCCAAGAAGCTTTAAAGCAGTCCTGAGAACTGATAAGAAATACAATAGCGTCATTAATATCAAAGCGCAGAAtacaatttgtaaatttcaactaaaaatagaaaatgcaAATCGGATTCCACATGTTCGATTCAAAATCATGAACAATACTTCTAATCctcacattttaatttttactaacACAAACGTAGCATATAGTCAAAGCAGGAAAGGACTACAAGGTACAAACCAGAAAGCAGCGCCTTCACGCGGAAGCTTTAGCTCCATGCATTTTGGGCACCTACAAATAACACATTAAATCATAATCAAAGAATTCAATTAATACAGGTAATTTTCGAAAACTAAATGAATTGAGAGCAAAATGGAAATACATACTGAAGATGAGCTGGCTTGCCACATCGAACACACGATAAGCTCGTAGTCTCCGCAGCATCTGATCCACCGGCCATCGAATCGTGAACTCTCCCTTTCCCTTTCTGGATACTTttattccttcttttttttttttcagaactAGATACTTTTATTCTAAAGAGGAGTCGatggaaagagagagagacggGCTAGGGTTGCAGAGAAAGAGAGACACGGCGgaacaaattatttatgcatAATTCCAActttactaaaatattttttttacgtCAGCACGTACCTCACTATTTTTACCATTCTACTATCGGGAAATTTGCAAGAAtgccatttcaattttcattttaagttTGACAACTAAACaacatttgattttgtagGTTAATGTTAATGTGTAATGTAATTTAATAAGGTCCAAATATGTGGAGACTTAAACCCTCAAgactttattaatttagattttttaattggatcgtcacataattaatttataaattatgattgTGTGATTTTAGAATGAGTTTACTTGGGAGGGTATATTAGTGGATTCACTAGCAACACGCAACTATAGAAGCACACTAtgataacataaaaatatcaatacaCATGATAGAAATAGTCGACAGGCTCTTAAATCCCAAGCCAAAACGGGACACCAGTGGCCGGAATCCAAGAGTCCCCTTGAATAAACCCAGTCACAGTAAAAGGAGCAGCTTGCTGGGGATTGTTAAGTACATGAAATCCAGGCCACTTGACTCTATTAGCAGTAGAAGCACCAAGGCCAGCATTCAAGTACTCCGCGTAATACAAAGTTGATAGAGCAAAGTTTCCATCCCATTCGATCCAGCCTTCGGGATGGATAATCCCGTCAAGATCCGTCTTCAAGATCACAGTCCAAGTAACTCTTGAAGGAACTTTTAACAGCAGCAAGATCCGCGGCGGGCCTAATTCGCGATCCTTCGATCGAGATTCCTGTATTTTCATTCGGATTGTCTCTTCCTTGAGCGGTCACCATGTTGGATTGGTCATGCATTGGTCTCCTTACAAATATGTCAAAGTTTTGAAAAA encodes:
- the LOC102616355 gene encoding LOW QUALITY PROTEIN: probable pectinesterase/pectinesterase inhibitor 36 (The sequence of the model RefSeq protein was modified relative to this genomic sequence to represent the inferred CDS: inserted 2 bases in 1 codon), producing MVPGNGQGRLGSGTGRFSWHSQNNQRSMNNTMFVGDGIDRTIVTGHRNVPDGSTTSSPATFGVSGDGFWARDMTFENTAGPQKHEAVALRVSSDLSMFYRCSFKDYQDTLFTLSLRQFYRDCQIYGTIDFIVGDAAAVFQNFDIFVRRPMHDQSNMVTAQGRDNPNENTGISIEGSRIRPAADLAAVKSSFKSYLXTVILKTDLDGIIHPEGWIEWDGNFALSTLYYAEYLNAGLGASTANRVKWPGFHVLNNPQQAAPFTVTGFIQGDSWIPATGVPFWLGI
- the LOC102616645 gene encoding methionine aminopeptidase 1A isoform X2, whose product is MAGGSDAAETTSLSCVRCGKPAHLQCPKCMELKLPREGAAFCSQDCFKASWTSHKSVHLKAKLSAPGTGENSSLVSEGWRYCIKKGQARTPKLPHFDWTGTLRPYPISSKLTVPAYIELPDWALDGTPKVEPNSDLQHVVEIKTPDQIERMRETCRIAREVLDAAARMIRPGVTTDEIDRVVHEATITAGGYPSPLNYHFFPKSCCTSVNEVICHGIPDSRKLEDGDIVNIDVTVYYKGVHGDLNETYFVGNADEASRQLVQCTYECLEKAISIVKPGVRFREIGEVINRHATMSGFSVVKSYCGHGIGELFHCAPNIPHYSSLYHAFQPHIFYIQKSFYFMDNGQLLRK